The genome window ATATGGAAGCTTTCTTATGGAACACTTAAGAGAAGAAGAAGTAGAAATTAGTGAATATTGGTAAAAAAAGGAGAAATAAATAATGTTAACAATTATGTATGATATGGATGGTGTGGTTGCTAACCTCCATAAAGCATGGCTAGAAGCTTACAATGTTGAGTTTAATGATAATGTACAACCTAGTGATATATTATCTTGGGATATTAAAGATTATATAAAGTCAGAGGCAAAGACTACAATTATGAAGTATATCAATCAAGAGGGTTTTTATTCTAATGTAGAACCTAATATGGACTTTATAGATGAAGCTAGAGAGTTTATATACTTAGGACATAATATAGGAATTTGTACTTCCTGTAATAATAATCCTGTTATGATATCAGAGAAGGTAAAATGGTTAAAGAAAAACATGCCTTTTCTTAATAGAAACAATATAACTTTCATGAATAACAAAGGATTAGTTAGAGCTGACATATTAGTTGATGATAGAGTTAAAAATATAGTTGATTTTCTAACTTCTAATCCTAATGCTAGGGCTACTATAGTTAGGTGTCCTCATAATAGAGAAGAAATAAAAAGACTTAATGGTAGAATATTAAGTAGAATTACCTTTACGGATAAGGAGTATTGATGTCAAAACATAAATTTCCATATGAATGGACTTTAAAAGATTCAATTTTTACTAAAGATAAAGGAAGTAAATAATGATAAACAAAAAAATAAGAAAACTACTTATAAGTCATATTGATCTCGACTGCTGTAGTTGCCTATTAGTAGCAGACTACTTCAAGTTAGATTATGATAGAACACTATGCATGGACTATAAAGACTTAGAAAAAGAGGACTTCGATTATTCTCTAATAACTAACTACGATGAAGTAGATTTTGCTGATATGAGCCCAGACAAAACTTTATTAGATTTAATGATAGAAAAGAAAATTAAGTTTAGAGTTTATGACCATCACGCCAGTTTTTATCAATTATATCAAGATAATATAGAAGAATTTGAAAATCTTAAAACTAAAGGCCTAGCAGAAGTACACTTTGACAATAATCTAAGTGGAGGAGAGATTTTCTTTAATGAAATTAAAAAAGGTAGAAGATCATCTAAGATAATGAGAGAGATAGTTCAGCTTATTACAGTATACGATCTATTTAAAACAGATGATCCTAGATGGGAAACAGCTTTAAGTATAAATCGTTTACTTTGGTCAAACTATAATTGGGGATGTAAAGAAGCCTACTCACCTCTTAAATTTAGTAAGATTTTAAAGATTCTTAAGAATAAGGTGGTTACTCAAGAAGAGTTTTCTTATAACAGATATGAGTTAAACTCTATACTATCTACCAAGGATAAAGAATCAGATGCTTTTAAGAAAGCGTCCTCTAAACTTTTGATTAGAAAAGATGAAAAAGGTGTACCCTTCGGTATTACTAGGATGAGATCTAAAGTATCTATTACAGCTTTTAATCTTTTAAGACAATATAGTAAAATCATGGACTACTTAATTATCATAAATGAGTATAAACCTAAAGAGTTAAAAATGTCTTGTAGATCAAGAGACTTTAATCTATTACAATTAAATTATACAAAGGGACATAAAAAAGCTACAGGATGTAAAGGTGTTGATAATGAACTAATAGAAAAGTTATGGAATGGTAGATCTATGTATGAGCTGGGTTATGATCCAGAATTCATAGAAACTAAAGAGGAGGCCCTTGAACCAACCCACATAATATACTAAACTAACATCTATAGAGAGGAGATTAAACAATGATAAGATCAGAAGGAGTTTTAAATAATGGATTTTTTAGATAGTATACTAGAGCCTAAAACTATAGATAGCAGTTTTAAAAAGAATGAGATAGATAGATATGATTTAGAAAAAATGCTTTATACATCAATGAGTAAATTATCCTTAAAAGAGTTTACTGGAATGTTAACTAATGAGTTTAATGAGATAGTAGAATATGCAGGTTTAATGGCTGGTCAAAAAACTTGCCAAAAAACTAGCTTATTATTTAATTCACATAGACTAGATATTAAAACTAAAAGCTCTAAGTTAAGTATTTTTGACGCTCTAAAAACTGAAAGCTTTATTAGTGGTCTAGCTAGAGCTACACTTTTTAAAAAAGGAAAGGTTAAAGAGCTATTATACCAAGTACTACAACTAGGAATAAATGGAGTTCAGTATGTTAATGAGTTTCCTCCACACATAGCTAGAGATTTATATAAGAACTATGGATTAAATAAGAATAGTAAAGTCTTAGACCCTTGTTCTGGGTGGGGGGGTAGAATGCTAGGTGCCTCTACTATAGTAGACTCTTATACTGGCTTTGATCCTAGTACCAAAACTTATACTGGTTTAGTTAAATTATCCGAGTTTATAAAAACTATGAATAGCTCATTTGTTGCTGACATAAAGTGTTTACCTTTTGAAGAGAGTAACTTAAAAAATGAAACATTTGACTTTGCATTTACCTCACCACCTTATTATGATTCAGAAGAGTATAGTACTGAGGAGACTAATAGCCTAGTAAAATATAAGTCTTTTGAAGAATGGTGTGATGGTTTTTACCTACCACTAATAGAGAAGACTATGAATAGTCTAAAAAAAGAAAAGTCATTCGTTTTAAATATAGGTAGTAGAATATATCCACTAAATGAAGTATTGCTAACTAACTTTTCTAGTACTTATGAGATTACAAAAGATGGTGATAAGTTAAGTGGGAAATCAGGATTAAAAAATAGTAATAAAGAAGGCGAAACCTTTTATAGAATAAGAAAAGGAGATTATAGCACCTATACTTGATTAAACTAATAGAATACTTTATACTAATATAAACATAGGAGAGGAAGTGTTAAGATTTTTAAAGCAGTTAGTATGTAAACATGACAGGATTACTAATGAAAGAGATTATGTAATTTGTATAGATTGTGGTAAGATTTTAGTGCCTGCTCAATCTACATTATTAGAGAAGATAATAAGGTTTATTCTAGGTGATGATAACACTCCTAGAATGGGATTTTAAGGGAGAGTAAATGATAATAAGAAAACTAGAGATGACCAACTTTAAATCAAAATTAGGTTATGTAGAATATGAGTATGAAGAAGGAATTAACATTTTAATAGGTGGAAATGGTTCTGGAAAAAGTACTCAGATTGATGGTATCTCTCTTCTACTACTAGGAATAAAGTCAGCTAAGACACTACAAGAGTTAATAAACGATAAAGCTAAGGATACATTCTTTGAGATATCTTGTACTTTTGAAAAAGATAGTAATGTTTATACTTCAGAAATGAGACTTGACTTAATAGGTAAAACAGCTAAGAGCAATAGAAAGTTATATATCAATGATGAACTAGCAGTAGAAGGAAGTGAATCAACTCTACAAGCACTAGCTGAGATATTAGATCCTGTACTAGTTGATAATGCTCTCTTCTTAAGACAAAATCATAATAATATTGTTAACATAACAGACTCAACACGTAGAGACCTAATTAAACAAGTTAAAGGAGTAGATTATACCTCTAAAGTTAAGAAAGAAGTTGAACCAGAGATTGAGAGAATTAAACTTGATATTATAGAAGTAGATAAGAGAATATTTGCTCTAGAGTCAAGAACTTATGATCCTAAGATTGTTAAAGAACTACCTTTCTTTGAAACTAAATATAAAGAGTATGTTGAAGATAAAGAGAAATTATCTTCAGAGTTAATCTTACTTAGAGATAAATTAAGTGAGAAGGAATCAAAAGAATTAGAGTGTGATAAATTAACAGCTACTATTACATATAATAACTGTGAAACTTCAGAAGCTAAAGCTGGGATAGTTGATTATAGAGATCAAATTGAAACAAACAACAAACTTAGAATAACTGATAAAGAGTCTACTACTAATAAATTAAAGGATTTAAAATGTCAATCTACTAGATTAGAAAGTGCTTATGGACTAGAAGAAGAGGATCTACAATATAATCATCGAGAAGAAAAAGAAGAGATTGAAGGTTCTATAGATAACTTAGAATCTACACTATTGTTATATCCTACTAAAAGAATTGCTAAGTTTGATTCTAGCACATTAGACCACTATAACAAAGAGTGTACTAGTATTGAGTCCGATATTAAGTCTTTGAAAAAGTCTATTGAAAATATGGAAAATGGTAAATGTCCTACCTGTGGTAGAGACTATGAAGCTTCTACTATTGAAGAGTATAAAACAGAACTTGAGATTAAAGAATCAGAGTTATTTGAAGCTGAGTCAATAAGTGCAAAGCTAAGAGTTGAAAAAGATGAGCATGAAGAAAAAGTAGAGACTAATAATACTAATTCTAATAAAAAGGTTGAAATAAATAATAAATTATCTAATGAAAAAGCTAAACTTTCTAATCTAGATATACAACTAGAAAAAGATCTTAAAGAAGCTTTGACTAGAATAGATAAAGAAATTTTGAATAATAAAGAGTCTATAACACTACATGAAGAGAAGTTAGCTAATATAGATGTAGTATATGATTCTAAGAATAGCACTTTAGATGGTAGAATTAAGTCTCTAGAAAAAAGTATTGTTGATTTTACGACAAATAATATTAGTTTAGAAGCTAAAAAGTCTAAATTAGAATTAGAAATAGTCTCATATAACATAGAAACTATTGAAGATAAAGAAAAAGCGTTAATTCTTGTATCTTCAAAAGTAAAAGACTATGAAGATATATTATCAGAAAACAAGACTATAAAACAAGATAATAAAGACTTAATTATTAAAGAGAGAGCTGATAAAAAAGAATTGACTAAAGAGACTAAAACTAAAGATAAATTAAAGACTAATTTACTTGAGCATGAAACTGCTAGGAGTATTCTTCTTAAGGGCTTCCCAAATTACATTATAAGTAAAAGTATAGGAAAGCTAGAGGATGATATGAATCATACTATAGATGAAATTTATGATAAATCTTTAAACATAACTTTTAAGCAGAAAAAAGGAGCTATAGAACTAAAATATGGGAATAAAGAGAATCTTAAAACAGCTAAAGGAGGTCTATCAGGTGCTGAAGGTAGTATAACTAACTTAGCCTTTGTAAATAGCTTTAATAAAGCTATTGATCTAGGAGCTATAATACTTGATGAGGTGGATGCAAGCTTATCCGATGAAAATGCTGAAAGTTTATATGAATCAATAGGAAATATGAGTGAAGCCTATGAACAGCTTATAGTTGTGACCCACAAAGATAAGCTTAATTCCTATCTAATCAACAATTTTGAAGCAAATACGTTAGCATTGTAGAAAACTCCCTTAGTAGGTAAAGTACTATTTTACTAAGGGAGCCATTAACAATGAAAAATATAAGCCATGCTATCTATATGAAGTCCAATTATTGGAAAAAGCTATCAAAGTTAATATTAGATAATCCTAATGTTAAATGTGGGATATGTGGAAAACCTAGATGGTCAATATATAAAGTAAACACTCAAAAACATAAAAAAGGTGATAAGAGAAGACTTCTAAAATTACAGTGCCATCATACTTCCTATGAACATATGGGTGTAAAGGAGCTAGAGATACTAGATATAATACCTTGCTGTCATTCTTGCCATGAAACTGGGCATACTCTACATAAGCTATCAAAGAGAACTTCAGCATGGTCTAAAGTCTATGATGTTTTATTAAAAGAGACTTCATGGAGATATGAAGAGAATATTAAAAAAGAATATCAAGTACCAGACAACTTTATTATCCCAAAGACTAAAGCCAAAAAGAAGAAGAATACTACTTGATTAAAGTCTCATAATACTCTATACTGTTAATAAGAAAGGGAGTAGAATATGAATACAGAAGAAACACTGGTACAATTAAGTAACTTAGTTACAGATCTAAATAAAACTAATGGTGCGAATGATAAGATGGAAACTTTAGCTCTATATCCAGAGTGTAAAAAGATATTAAACTATGTTTATGACCCAATGAAAATGTATGGAGTAACTTCAGATAATGTTAAAAAGCTGGAAGGAATAGAATTTATACATAATGAATTAACTATATTTGAGCTATTGGATAAACTTAGTAATAAAGAATTAACAGGACATAGAGCTATAGGATATATTAAAGCTCTCATTATAAATAATATACAGCACCTAGAACTAATTTACAATATAATTGATAAAGATCTTAAAATAGGAATGGGAACATCTAATATTAACAAAGTATTTAAAGACTTGATTCCTAAGTTTGATGTAGCACTAGCCAATTCTTATAGCAAAGTATCTTCTAAAGTTAATCTAGAGGACTATTATGGTAGCCACAAGTTAGATGGGTTAAGATGTATTGCTATTAAGAAAGGAGATAATGTTAGATTCTTTTCTAGACAAGGGAAAGAGTTTTTTACTTTAGACTATATTCAAAATAGTATTGTAAGAAATATAACAATAGAAAATTGTGTATTTGATGGCGAACTTTGTATAGTAGATGAGAAGGGTAAAGAGGATTTCACTAAAATAATGAAAGTATATAAGAAAAAAGACTTTACTATTCCTAATCCTAAATATAAGATATTTGACATGTTAACTATAGAAGAGTTTGAATCCAAAACTTCAACTAGAATATTCTCTGAGAGACTACTCTGCTTACAAGAAGAGCTGAAGGAAAATAATGATAGACTAGAAGTGCTAGAACAAATAAAAATGACTCCTGAATCTTTTGAAACTCTACAAGCTAAGTCAATTGCTAATGGATGGGAAGGCTTAATTTTAAGAAAAGATACTGTATATAAAGGTAAAAGATCTAATGATATACTCAAAGTTAAAAAGTTCTTTGATGCTGAGTATGAAGTTCTAGCTATAGAGACAGGCCTATTTCAAGTAGTAGAATTAGGCACTAGAAAAGAAATTGAGACATTAACAGCTATACACATAGAGCATAAAGGCTTCGATGTTAAAGTAGGATCAGGATTTACTATTGAGCAAAGAAAATTATTCTATAATAATCCTTCTGAGATTATAGGGAAGACTATTTCGGTCCAATACTTCGAGGAAACTACAAATGAGAAAGGTAAAACTAGTCTAAGATTTCCTACTTTAAAACATATATATGAGAATGGGAGGGAAGTTTAATATATGAGTAAGAAAAAACATACCTACTGCTGTAAGTGTAAGCATAAATACACTAAAGAAGAAAACAAAAGACCACCAAAACTATGTCCCAATTGTAACATTAGATACTGGGATAAACCAAATGTTGAGTGTGATCTAGCTTTACTACAAGATAGATATCTAGAAGATAGAGAAGCTAATTTAGAGTCTTTTCAGGAAATGATGATTATTATAGAACAATTATTACATAATATTATAAGTAGCAAGTTAAAATCAAGTGCTGTATATCTAGAAGATGAAAAGAGGCATGATTTAGTAATGACTTCTTTAGTAAGTTTTATGGAAAAGTACATCAATAATCCTAACTTTAAAATATCAGGATCATTTATAGGCTACTTACAGACTCATGTACTAAACCC of Candidatus Woesearchaeota archaeon contains these proteins:
- a CDS encoding AAA family ATPase: MIIRKLEMTNFKSKLGYVEYEYEEGINILIGGNGSGKSTQIDGISLLLLGIKSAKTLQELINDKAKDTFFEISCTFEKDSNVYTSEMRLDLIGKTAKSNRKLYINDELAVEGSESTLQALAEILDPVLVDNALFLRQNHNNIVNITDSTRRDLIKQVKGVDYTSKVKKEVEPEIERIKLDIIEVDKRIFALESRTYDPKIVKELPFFETKYKEYVEDKEKLSSELILLRDKLSEKESKELECDKLTATITYNNCETSEAKAGIVDYRDQIETNNKLRITDKESTTNKLKDLKCQSTRLESAYGLEEEDLQYNHREEKEEIEGSIDNLESTLLLYPTKRIAKFDSSTLDHYNKECTSIESDIKSLKKSIENMENGKCPTCGRDYEASTIEEYKTELEIKESELFEAESISAKLRVEKDEHEEKVETNNTNSNKKVEINNKLSNEKAKLSNLDIQLEKDLKEALTRIDKEILNNKESITLHEEKLANIDVVYDSKNSTLDGRIKSLEKSIVDFTTNNISLEAKKSKLELEIVSYNIETIEDKEKALILVSSKVKDYEDILSENKTIKQDNKDLIIKERADKKELTKETKTKDKLKTNLLEHETARSILLKGFPNYIISKSIGKLEDDMNHTIDEIYDKSLNITFKQKKGAIELKYGNKENLKTAKGGLSGAEGSITNLAFVNSFNKAIDLGAIILDEVDASLSDENAESLYESIGNMSEAYEQLIVVTHKDKLNSYLINNFEANTLAL